In Belonocnema kinseyi isolate 2016_QV_RU_SX_M_011 chromosome 4, B_treatae_v1, whole genome shotgun sequence, a single window of DNA contains:
- the LOC117172138 gene encoding trypsin 5G1-like: protein MLIVTLGSTESIPFVLRQLNPFTPSGRIVGGSDVSIKEVPYQVALEVNYNAFCGGSIIDEYWVITAGHCILYPEYMVTIRAGSEQKGTGGSSHKVEKIIKHEGYQVNRFGIPFNDLALIKVETPFKLDGTRQPIPLFEREEAAVVGTLATITGWGALKEYGRYPEVLQTTCIPIVSKKVCNRAYRNLGGVPPTQICAALPIGGKDACQGDSGGPLAINGRLAGIVSWGNGCAKAGFPGAYTSIAAYRNWIDKNLGLNFDNCI from the exons ATGTTGATCGTAACCCTTGGTTCAA CCGAGTCTATTCCATTTGTTCTTCGTCAACTAAACCCCTTCACTCCGTCTGGTCGAATAGTTGGAGGATCAGATGTTTCAATAAAAGAAGTACCCTACCAAGTAGCTTTGGAAGTAAATTACAACGCATTTTGTGGAGGAAGCATAATCGATGAATATTGGGTCATCACTGCGGGTCACTGCATCCTCTATCCTGAATATATGGTCACTATAAGAGCAGGTTCTGAACAAAAGGGAACTGGAGGATCTAGTCACAaagtggaaaaaataataaaacacgaAGGGTATCAAGTTAATAGATTCGGAATACCATTTAATGACCTGGCTCTCATCAAAGTGGAAACACCATTTAAGTTAGATGGCACTCGTCAACCGATTCCTCTCTTTGAAAGAGAAGAAGCAGCTGTTGTTGGTACACTAGCCACCATCACTGGCTGGGGAGCTTTAAAAGAATATGGACGATATCCCGAAGTTTTGCAAACTACTTGCATTCCTATTGTTTCAAAAAAAGTATGTAATCGTGCATATCGTAATCTTGGGGGAGTCCCCCCAACCCAAATTTGTGCTGCACTTCCTATTGGTGGGAAAGATGCTTGTCAAGGCGATTCAGGTGGGCCACTTGCTATTAATGGGAGATTAGCTGGAATCGTCTCTTGGGGTAATGGATGTGCGAAAGCCGGATTTCCAGGTGCCTATACGTCAATTGCTGCTTATAGGAATTGGATAGATAAGAACTTAGGGCTCAATTTCGATAATTGCATTTGA
- the LOC117170939 gene encoding trypsin-1-like: protein MFGYFILSILSVVTATDRIPNLVGINPFTPNGRIVGGDSVSIQEYPHQVSLQAYGFGFCGGSIISADWVLTAGHCTSYPSAWITVRAGTSQFNSGGSIHEVEEVVRHENYRTNLHGIPENDVALLKLKTPLELDATRKPVSLFDQDEEAVEGSLSTITGWGALKEGGSTSRVLQTVNVPIVSKELCSKAYSSYGGLPDGQICAAHPKGGKDACQGDSGGPLTIYGRLAGIVSWGNGCARKGFPGVYTEVASFRDWIVRHAGL from the exons ATGTTTGGGTATTTCATTCTTTCAATTCTATCCGTCGTGACTGCGA CTGACCGAATTCCAAATCTAGTTGGTATAAATCCCTTCACTCCCAATGGACGCATAGTTGGTGGCGATTCAGTTTCCATTCAGGAATATCCCCATCAAGTGTCACTGCAGGCTTACGGATTTGGTTTCTGCGGAGGAAGTATCATCTCAGCAGATTGGGTATTGACTGCTGGACACTGTACCAGTTATCCAAGTGCGTGGATCACCGTTCGAGCTGGTACGAGTCAATTTAATTCGGGTGGATCTATACACGAAGTGGAGGAAGTTGTCAGGCATGAGAATTACAGAACGAATTTGCatggaattcctgaaaatgatGTGGCACTACTGAAGTTGAAAACACCCCTGGAATTAGATGCAACGCGTAAGCCAGTCTCTCTTTTTGACCAGGATGAAGAGGCTGTTGAAGGATCACTTTCTACCATTACCGGATGGGGTGCTCTAAAAGAAGGAGGCAGTACATCTAGAGTGCTTCAAACTGTAAACGTTCCCATTGTATCAAAAGAATTGTGCAGTAAAGCTTATTCTTCTTATGGAGGACTTCCTGATGGTCAGATTTGTGCTGCTCATCCCAAAGGGGGAAAAGATGCATGCCAAGGTGATTCGGGTGGTCCTCTTACAATTTATGGAAGATTAGCTGGTATTGTCTCTTGGGGCAATGGATGTGCAAGAAAAGGATTTCCTGGCGTGTACACCGAAGTGGCTTCCTTCCGGGATTGGATTGTGAGACATGCtggactttaa
- the LOC117172139 gene encoding uncharacterized protein LOC117172139, which yields MMVVGTLVFSLAVLVYSIVGVNKRTDFSSVNRFSNLRILVRSAAELPNVHIMHKNGAILPVADDLNVVATVDKIIGWDDSGIVRPIYNAQRHIIVRNIGSPSIQPISFEKARYLGVLSPSPSSSPVTRLRLQHVIDAHKTNTSQRQTPI from the exons ATGATGGTCGTTGGTACTTTGGTCTTCTCTTTAGCTGTTCTCGTTTATTCTATTG TTGGTGTCAATAAAAGGACAGATTTCTCATCCGTGAATAGATTTTCAAATCTCAGGATACTTGTACGCTCAGCAGCTGAACTTCCTAATGTTCACATAATGCATAAAAATGGAGCCATACTTCCAGTTGCAGATGATTTAAATGTAGTTGCCACGGTCGATAAAATTATTGGATGGGATGATAGTGGCATTGTTCGTCCAATATATAATGCACAAAGGCATATCATTGTACGAAATATAGGTAGCCCTTCGATCCAaccaatttcatttgaaaaagccCGATATTTAGGTGTATTATCACCATCACCAAGTAGTTCACCAGTTACTCGACTACGCTTACAACATGTGATTGATGCCCATAAAACCAACACATCGCAAAGGCAGACaccaatttaa